The genomic DNA TCTAAAATGTAAAGCCTCATTTAGAAACTACACAAGTACATATAATGATCAGGGATCAACATGAACCTGTCTTCTCTATTTGACTTTAATCAACTCTGCAGTGACTCCATAATCTAAAAGACAaagtccagcatagagcggctgagtgaatgtggtctggactctgtggaggagagtcgtggtttcagagacgctgtagaaagacagaatacctgctctgtgatccaggtacactcctactctggaggacCGAGGACCTGAGAGGACAGTGTGGACTTTGTTGTGAAGAAATATGAAACTGTTTGTGTCACAATATAATCCCCAAGATTTGTCATTGAGTCCAAATAAAGAGTCCCACCCTGCTCTGCTGATATTCTTGTATGCGACTGCTACACGaactcctccacctctccactccacctcccagtaacaacatccagtcagactctctctactcaggacCTGAGAACAGTCagtgaatctgtctggatgatcagaataAGACTGTAGTTGTTTCATAAATGTTACTTTTCTGTTCCCCTCTGATAATAACAAAAgtctgtgtgctgtgtttggatccagtgtgatgtcacatgaacattttaagaatccagctctggtctttggctctgcTGGTGACAGTAAAACGTCCTCTTCAGTGACcgtcagtgagatgtttgtccgttcctctctcagaatgtcctgtagtttatctctggtctctgacacagctgctgtcacatcctcaaagtagctcagaggacggatattgatgctggatgagtgtgTCGACTCACcgagtgctgacagtgaggggtagttgtgtagaaactggttgtgatcctctgtgcgtgagagctgctccagctcgccgtctttcctcttcagctcagcgatctcctgctccagcttctcctgaagctctttgactcgactcacttcagtttcctgctgggatctgatctgctgcttcacatcagagcttcttttctggatgagacggatcagctcagtgaagatcttctcactgtgctccactgctttatcagcagagccattgatggcctccacctcctgctgaagcagcttcacatctttctctcgctcctggattctctgctggatgttgAGTCGTCTCACCTCGAgctccttctgcttctcagtcctttctgctgcagctgggactgtttcatggcctttatgttcatccattgtgcagagataacagatactctgctgatcagtacgacagaaaatcttcatcacctcatcgtgacgagagcagatgttgtcctggagcttcttggagggggccaccagcttgtgtttcttaaaCTGAACTACATCATAGTGAGGTTGgaggtgtttctcacagtaagagACCAGACAGAATAAACAGGACTTGATGGCTTTCAGCTTCCtcccagtgcagacatcacaggccacatcttcaggtccagcatagcagtgatcagctgcagcagcttggagtccagtcttcttcagctgctccactaAAGCTGCTAACATGACGTTTTTCTCCAGGACAGGCCTCGCTGTGAAAGTCTTcctgcactgagggcagctgtggattcccttcctgtcctcttcatcccagaaacttttaatacagttcatgcagtagctgtgtccacaggctgtagtcaccggatccttcagtagatccaaacagatGGAACAAGAGAAGGTTTCTCGGTCCAGCTGAACTCCTTTCTGTGCCATTTCTCCTCTCGGTGTCAGTGACTGTGCGAGTTTCTCTTCCTTAAAACTGAAACTAGTCTGAGCTCTGATCTCAACAACATGTGTTTCTGCAGTGAATGGAGCCTGTCAGCTCTTACACGTCACCACATGTTGGTTACACCCATCTTCAAAGTGCAGATCTGAAGGGGAGGGAACGAGGAAACACGTGGACAGAGAGGAGGTGCTGTGTTtaagagcaggaagaagaggCTGTGCTTCACTCCAGGAAGAGGAGCAGTTTGAGAGCGACACCGTGTGTTTAACCCTTTTTATTTACCGCTCACATCAACTTTTAAGCTTGTTAACACTTtcttctatataaataaacttcacTTTAGAAATGTCAGAGTTCTCACTGCAGTTAACAAACAGTGCTTCAGTTTTAGTCAGTGCAGGAGGATGATGATCCTCTGACTCCTTctttaaaagcatttttctgTTATTACGGTCGAGTTGATGACACAAAATCATCCTGAGCAGGGACGTGGCTAAATACAGGTATGTGAGAACCAGTCAGTATTAAGGTCTCCAGTGACTGACTGCAGCATTGTACATGTGGCCTGGAGATACTGGATATCAGGACTTGGTGGTCTGTAACAGCAGCCCACTAGTACAGGTTTCACAGGAGGAAGCTGGACCTGTAACCACAGCACTTCCAGTTGGATCAACAGCCACTGCAAGAATCAGCATCTGCACATTTATCATCATgagcagcagggggcgctgtTACACACAGAGGCAGCTTCTCTCCCAAATGTGTCCAGAACAAGAGCTGAGCAGCTTTTTCTGTCAATCAAAGTATTTCTAACAAAACACAGCAGATGACAGAGCCTGTGTGAGCTCAGCTATCAGAATCAAACAGTGAAGCTGACCTGTGTAAGTCAGCAGGTCAGA from Oreochromis niloticus isolate F11D_XX unplaced genomic scaffold, O_niloticus_UMD_NMBU tig00007365_pilon, whole genome shotgun sequence includes the following:
- the LOC109196155 gene encoding E3 ubiquitin/ISG15 ligase TRIM25-like, yielding MAQKGVQLDRETFSCSICLDLLKDPVTTACGHSYCMNCIKSFWDEEDRKGIHSCPQCRKTFTARPVLEKNVMLAALVEQLKKTGLQAAAADHCYAGPEDVACDVCTGRKLKAIKSCLFCLVSYCEKHLQPHYDVVQFKKHKLVAPSKKLQDNICSRHDEVMKIFCRTDQQSICYLCTMDEHKGHETVPAAAERTEKQKELEVRRLNIQQRIQEREKDVKLLQQEVEAINGSADKAVEHSEKIFTELIRLIQKRSSDVKQQIRSQQETEVSRVKELQEKLEQEIAELKRKDGELEQLSRTE